From a single Ascaphus truei isolate aAscTru1 chromosome 2, aAscTru1.hap1, whole genome shotgun sequence genomic region:
- the LOC142488019 gene encoding uncharacterized protein LOC142488019 isoform X1: MDPRLLSFPVVVLETLEVKSGNEETDTEVHLTTKRETVQFPVSENGLNEEQNLSSDMSRSCLTPRSTEVPKNNDSCHTFDTYKESVPHDGEFTDLVQHTAETDSKYGSSKTYERDLRRSRGAQPFLCCQCGKSFSLDRDLLTHLCVPTREQTSTCTDGGSSFSLKGKLLSHQMIQTAVTPFTCTVCGKQLSTKRTLLNHQRIHTGEKPFTCTECAKSFSQKKYLISHMGIHTGEKAFTCTECGKQFRFKDNLLMHQRIHTGEKPFTCTECMKQFSIESSLLRHQMIHTGEKPFTCTECGKQFRIKSSLLMHQRIHTGEKRFTCAECSKSFFRKKSLLQHERIHTGEKPFICTECGKQFSRENSLLTHQRIHTGEKPFTCTECGKQFRTKSSLLTHQMIHTGEKPFTCTDCGKQFSTKSSQLIHQRIHTGEKPFTCAECGKQFSKNISLLTHQRIHTGEKPFTCAECSKSFSLKKSLLQHERIHTGKKPFACTECGKQFSTKSSLLMHHRIHTGEKLFTCTECGKQFNKVSNLLTHQRIHTGEKPFTCAECGKQFGTKRSSLLHQRIHTRERLFTCTECGKQLSCKYYLLTHQRIHTGEKPFTCTYCGKSFSQKCNLLTHNKIHTGEKPLPCT; this comes from the coding sequence AAAACGGCCTGAATGAGGAACAGAACTTGAGCTCTGATATGTCCAGAAGCTGTCTGACTCCTCGTAGCACAGAAGTGCCAAAAAACAATGATTCCTGTCACACTTTTGACACTTACAAGGAATCAGTGCCACatgatggtgaatttacagaccttgtacagcacacagcagagaCGGACTCTAAATATGGGTCCAGCAAAACGTATGAGAGAGATTTAAGAAGAAGCCGCGGTGCTCAGCCTTTTCtctgttgtcagtgtggcaaaagcttctcactggacagggacctgctcacacacctttgtgtcccAACTAGAGAGCAAACCTCTACATGTACAGATGGTGGGAGCAGTTTCTCACTGAAAGGGAAACTTCTTtcacaccagatgattcagacagcagtgactccttttacttgtacagtgtgtgggaaacagttaAGTACCAAGAGGACCCTCCTCaatcaccagaggattcatacaggggagaaaccattcacatgtacagagtgtgcgAAAAGCTTTTCTCAGAAGAAATACCTCATATCACACATGgggattcatacaggagagaaagcattcacatgtacagagtgtgggaaacaattcagattTAAAGACAACCTCCTCATGCACCAGAgaattcatacaggagagaaaccattcacatgtacagagtgtatgAAACAGTTCAGTATTGAGAGcagcctcctcagacaccagatgattcatacaggggagaaaccattcacatgtacagagtgtgggaaacaattccgtATTAAGAGCAGCCTCCTCATGCACCAaaggattcatacaggagagaaacgattcacatgtgcagagtgtagtaaaagcttttttCGTAAGAAGAGCCTTCTCcaacatgagcggattcatacaggagagaaaccattcatatgtacagagtgtgggaaacaattcagtagaGAGAACAGCCTCCTTACTCACCAGagaattcatacaggggagaaaccattcacatgtacagagtgtgggaaacaattccgtACTAAGAGCAGCCTTCTcacacaccagatgattcatacaggagagaaaccattcacatgtacagactgtggaaaacaattcagtactaagagcAGCCAACTcatacaccagaggattcatacaggggagaaaccattcacatgtgcagagtgtgggaaacagttcAGTAAAAATATCAGCCTCCTCacgcaccagaggattcatacaggagagaaacccttcacatgtgcagagtgtagtaaaagcttttctctgaAGAAGAGCCTCCTCcaacatgagcggattcatacagggaagaaaccattcgcatgtacagagtgtgggaaacaattcagtactaagagcAGCCTCCTTATGCACCACAGGATTCATACCGGGGAGAAactattcacatgtacagagtgtgggaaacaattcaataAAGTGAGTAACCTCCTCacgcaccagaggattcatacaggagagaaaccattcacatgtgcagagtgtgggaaacaattcggTACTAAGAGAAGCTCCCTCttgcaccagaggattcatacaagAGAAAGactattcacatgtacagagtgtgggaaacaattaaGTTGTAAGTACTACCTCCTCACACACCAGAGAATTCATACAggtgagaaaccattcacatgtacatactgtgggaaaagcttttctcaAAAGTGTAATCTCCTCACACACAAcaagattcatacaggggagaaaccattacCATGTACATAG
- the LOC142488019 gene encoding uncharacterized protein LOC142488019 isoform X2 has translation MSRSCLTPRSTEVPKNNDSCHTFDTYKESVPHDGEFTDLVQHTAETDSKYGSSKTYERDLRRSRGAQPFLCCQCGKSFSLDRDLLTHLCVPTREQTSTCTDGGSSFSLKGKLLSHQMIQTAVTPFTCTVCGKQLSTKRTLLNHQRIHTGEKPFTCTECAKSFSQKKYLISHMGIHTGEKAFTCTECGKQFRFKDNLLMHQRIHTGEKPFTCTECMKQFSIESSLLRHQMIHTGEKPFTCTECGKQFRIKSSLLMHQRIHTGEKRFTCAECSKSFFRKKSLLQHERIHTGEKPFICTECGKQFSRENSLLTHQRIHTGEKPFTCTECGKQFRTKSSLLTHQMIHTGEKPFTCTDCGKQFSTKSSQLIHQRIHTGEKPFTCAECGKQFSKNISLLTHQRIHTGEKPFTCAECSKSFSLKKSLLQHERIHTGKKPFACTECGKQFSTKSSLLMHHRIHTGEKLFTCTECGKQFNKVSNLLTHQRIHTGEKPFTCAECGKQFGTKRSSLLHQRIHTRERLFTCTECGKQLSCKYYLLTHQRIHTGEKPFTCTYCGKSFSQKCNLLTHNKIHTGEKPLPCT, from the coding sequence ATGTCCAGAAGCTGTCTGACTCCTCGTAGCACAGAAGTGCCAAAAAACAATGATTCCTGTCACACTTTTGACACTTACAAGGAATCAGTGCCACatgatggtgaatttacagaccttgtacagcacacagcagagaCGGACTCTAAATATGGGTCCAGCAAAACGTATGAGAGAGATTTAAGAAGAAGCCGCGGTGCTCAGCCTTTTCtctgttgtcagtgtggcaaaagcttctcactggacagggacctgctcacacacctttgtgtcccAACTAGAGAGCAAACCTCTACATGTACAGATGGTGGGAGCAGTTTCTCACTGAAAGGGAAACTTCTTtcacaccagatgattcagacagcagtgactccttttacttgtacagtgtgtgggaaacagttaAGTACCAAGAGGACCCTCCTCaatcaccagaggattcatacaggggagaaaccattcacatgtacagagtgtgcgAAAAGCTTTTCTCAGAAGAAATACCTCATATCACACATGgggattcatacaggagagaaagcattcacatgtacagagtgtgggaaacaattcagattTAAAGACAACCTCCTCATGCACCAGAgaattcatacaggagagaaaccattcacatgtacagagtgtatgAAACAGTTCAGTATTGAGAGcagcctcctcagacaccagatgattcatacaggggagaaaccattcacatgtacagagtgtgggaaacaattccgtATTAAGAGCAGCCTCCTCATGCACCAaaggattcatacaggagagaaacgattcacatgtgcagagtgtagtaaaagcttttttCGTAAGAAGAGCCTTCTCcaacatgagcggattcatacaggagagaaaccattcatatgtacagagtgtgggaaacaattcagtagaGAGAACAGCCTCCTTACTCACCAGagaattcatacaggggagaaaccattcacatgtacagagtgtgggaaacaattccgtACTAAGAGCAGCCTTCTcacacaccagatgattcatacaggagagaaaccattcacatgtacagactgtggaaaacaattcagtactaagagcAGCCAACTcatacaccagaggattcatacaggggagaaaccattcacatgtgcagagtgtgggaaacagttcAGTAAAAATATCAGCCTCCTCacgcaccagaggattcatacaggagagaaacccttcacatgtgcagagtgtagtaaaagcttttctctgaAGAAGAGCCTCCTCcaacatgagcggattcatacagggaagaaaccattcgcatgtacagagtgtgggaaacaattcagtactaagagcAGCCTCCTTATGCACCACAGGATTCATACCGGGGAGAAactattcacatgtacagagtgtgggaaacaattcaataAAGTGAGTAACCTCCTCacgcaccagaggattcatacaggagagaaaccattcacatgtgcagagtgtgggaaacaattcggTACTAAGAGAAGCTCCCTCttgcaccagaggattcatacaagAGAAAGactattcacatgtacagagtgtgggaaacaattaaGTTGTAAGTACTACCTCCTCACACACCAGAGAATTCATACAggtgagaaaccattcacatgtacatactgtgggaaaagcttttctcaAAAGTGTAATCTCCTCACACACAAcaagattcatacaggggagaaaccattacCATGTACATAG